The Corynebacterium freiburgense region AGTCCGTGTCAGCCGAATGTTCGGAATCTAACTCATGGGCATTTGATTCGTCTAGCTCAAATTGAGCTTCTGTGGATTCGTTAATCTTTGCGGTTTCTTCGCCTTCCGAGGATCCTGTCGATTCCACCGTTTCCGAATCTGGGTCCGCAACTACATGCAATGTTGGCCCCGAGTGATCCTCCAACACTTCAGGTTCACTACCAACTTCCAACCTCGCTGGTAATGCGCGAGTTGCATTGCCGTTTTCAAAATCCAACGGTGTATCAACCGCAGGAGGCAACGCACGAGCAGCCTCCGCAAGCAGCGTCAATGGTTGGACACTGGCCATTTCATCGGAAACCTGCCCGACAACCCATTCCCCGTCAATCCAAATATACTCGGCGCTTTCCAACGCTTCCAATGCAGCATCAACGCGTTCATCTACAAAACGTTCGGCTGCCCCAGCATCATTGGATACCACCGCAAATCCTGACGTGTAAAGAACACGTTCCAATGGAGTTTCAATGGAATCAAGAGCATTCGCTCGGATAGCTTGCACTGACACCCGCGAAGCATCCCCACGCCGAATACCAACAAAGGTGCATTCCCCAATATCAGTAATATAAAAATCTACATCCCGCACAGAACCCGAAACAACATCACGGGCTGCACCGGTTTGCTCCAAAAAAGACCAATCACGAATGAGGTGCTGATTCTTACGAGCGTACGAATATCCCTGCGCTTTCGCCCATTTCCTACGCTCATTATTCGAACCTGCTGACTGGCGCGCATCCCGAAACCAGAGTGCGCCTCCGCACACTCCAAATACAATGCCTGCGCCAATGATCAGTAAACCATTCATCACCCATGTGAGTTTACCTGCAGATTAGCCTTTACATTGGGAGCGAAAAGCAATAATTGGGCACTTCCGTAAGTAGCTATTGCGACAGCATCCAAAATCTTGTGAGGGAAACGCTTGTTCAAATATACAAAAACATCACTAAGCATAAATAGAGGCCCACCCCAGGATGCTGAAAAACTGCTGTACGCTGTAAGAACTCCAGCGTAGGTGATCAGCCTTGGATCACGTATTAAAGGTGCAGCACTAGCCCATACCAATGCATGGACCAGCGGATATTTCGGGCGAACACCCAGACGAATTTGTCGAGCAATAAGTGCACAGTGCCCAATTCCAAAACACATAGCCCCCGAATATACGTTTGGATTCTTCAACATCAGTACCAGATCACCCAGCGTATGCCCTACCCCACCCAAAACCATCAATGGGTCACGATAATCAAGAAGTGGCGGCACAATCAATAATTTCGACGCCCTCCGTAACCTTTGGTTACCAGCCAGTTTCGCCACAACGTTTGTTGCTGTAGCCGATGCCGAAATTGCCCGAAAAATTGTGCGAGAACCCATACCGCAATAGCGTAGTCCGATCTGCAAAAAGAGTGTCAGGCAGATTCGATATCACCCCTGCCCATACGAGCAAGAGAGTTTGGAACTTGATAGAAAAGATCACAGCCTATTCCCCGTTATTCGCTGTATTACCAAGGATCTTTATACCGTGGACAATTACCCTAAACACGTTCCATCAGTTAAGGAATTTCGACATAAAGCGGAAATCCCTCTTCTTGCCCTTGGGGTTCTGCTCACCACAGCTGTTACCTTTGGCGCATTGTATGTGGTGCTTCGGGGAGACACATTAAGCTCATTCGCTGAAGGTGTTGTGTTCGGTTTAGCAACCCCTCTCATTGTCTCCTTCTTTATCCGTTACCACTACTGGAACACAATCAGCAGCGCCATTGAGGTTACGGAACGCCAGTTTCCGGAAATCCATTCAATCTATATTGAGATTGCACACGCAATGGGATTCCACCACGATGCGTCCGGACTGCGAAAATTACCGCGGCTATACATTACAAATGGAAACGGAAAAATGAATGCCTTTGCATCAAAGTGTCAACTTCACCGTGGCTACGTAGTTCTGTTTAGCGATCTTGTAGATATTGCTTATACCCACGGGGATTTTAAAACTCTGCGTTTTATTCTTGCCCATGAGCTTGCCCATATTCGGTGCGGTCATGTAAACCTTTGGCGCACTATAATTACTCCAGTAACCACTGCTTTATTTTTAGATCGAAGTGTAACTCGAGCTCAAGAATACACCGCGGATCGTGTTGCTTGTTTTTATGCGCCTGGCGACTATAAAGGCATGATTAGTTTATACGCGGGAAAACATCTAGGTAAACACGTGGACCTGGACGAATACTTTAGAAGTATTGATTCCCATAAAAATGGGTTCTGGTTGCGTGTTGCTAATTTCTTCAGCACTCACGCGGTTGGCTATCGGAGAATGAAAACTCTGCGTGAAACTGATTTAAAAGGCTGGAATATTCACGGCAAAATGCTCTAATTATTAGAACAAGTCACATAAAAGAAAAACCAGGAGGGTTGCTTGCCTAACGCAACCTCCTAGTGTTGTTTCGGGGGATATTTTTTAATTGGTTTTCTGCTCTCCAACCGTATCATTTACAAATTCAATGTTCGCTTTTCCAATTTCAGGTAGCTCTCCCGTATGAGTTTTCAATTTATCGGAGAATGCACTTCCGACAATCGTATTATTCGCCAGTGAGACTCCCTTGATATCGCCGATTAGCCGTTCATTTCCGATTCGTCCTCCGGTCACCTCTGCACCTATATAGATGAGTGGAGTTTGCGCATTTCTCGGCGTAAATACGTTTTCTTCCACTGCCACGTTATTGATAGCCCCACGGCCACCACCATATGTGACTTTTGATTTATCAACAGGGCTTTCTACAACACCATTTGACATATATGAATGAAGGTTTGTGCTTTCACCATTGAGATTAGATTCGGCGGAGAGTCCATCCCAAATAGATTCCACACCAACCACTGCCCTGCGTGCCGCTCCATCTATGGTGTTATGCAGGAATTTATTGTTATCAGAGTCAGGACCTACATAAAGTATCCAACTGGGTTGGTTTTCGCCAACTATGGTTACAGAGTTTCCGGTAAAAGTATTTGCATCACTGTCTTGGTATGCCTGCAATAACCCCTGCCCATGCGATACTTCGCTAAAAATGCTATTGTTCTGCACTTGGTTATTGTTGGAGTTATAAGCTATATGCACACTCGATGAATAACTATTACTTAAATCATTATGCTCAACAATATTGTTATTGCAATTGTTTTGCATGGAGATGTTTCTAGTGTTCGCCGTGACTTTATTATCTCGAATTACACTATCGGAAACACCCGAGAAGCTAATGCCGTAATATCCTCCATAAATTTCATTTCCAATAATGGAAATGCCGGAGTTTTCGTATTTGTTTGGGCTCACAGTGCCATCAGAGGCGTATCGATCCCAAATCGGGCTTGGGCTGTTTTTAAACCGGTCGTCAGGATCTTCTCGCTCGGAATTCACCGAGATCGTTACTACCTGACCTTTAGTTTCTTTTTCACCTTTAATATTTTCAATCCGGTTATTTTCCACCTTAATGTTTTTAAGATCTCCACCATCGGCTGCCATCTCAATGCCACGATAGCTCAGCCCTGTCATAGTGATTTTAGACATCGTAATGTCTTGCACAGCCACTGCTGCAATGCCTCGGGTAAAGGGGGAATCTGCCAGGTCCAGGGAAAAATCTGTAATTGTGGTGCCTTTTGCACCACGAACAAATTCAAATGTGCTCGTTGGGTTTGCTTCATTGGCGCCAGTGTTTACATCGATGCTCGCGCCCTTTCCATCGAGGTATGTAACGCCCTTGGGAATTGAGATCCGCTTAGTAATTACATATTTTTGCGTTGGACTCATACTCACCCCAATACTGCGTTCACCAGCAATATTGAGTGCTTGTTGGAGTGCTTCACTGCAATCATCACCGAATTCAAAGGCAAGGAGCGAGACTTCTTTTTCAAATTTTGTACCGTAAACCTCACCAGCTATTTCAACTTCTAGATCTGCACCTTTCGCCTTGGTAAGTTCACGTACTAGTTTCACCTCTGAGTGTTCATCTTTCAGCATGACCTCAGCGGCTTTGGTTTGGGAGTTTTTTGCATCAACGAGTGAAACAAACGTTGCGTTTGTTTCATTAGGTTTCGCCGACGGAGAGTTTTCTTTTGTCTTCTCGCCTGGCCTTGGCTCCTCGGTGAACGTGTTTTCTTCGCTTTGATCGTCACCATCGCCAATATCCGGCAACTCAGTTGAGTCTGCTGAAGGGCTCGTATTCTTCGGCGCAGTCGTTAATGGTTCTGGATCACCAATGCCTGTTGAATCAGGTATTTCTGGTTCAAGGCGCCCTCGGTCTCCTGTAATAGGCCCGCTTACTTCTGGTTGTTCAGCGTCCGGCACAACAGAATGTTGTATTTCAGGCCCCGGAGTATCAGGTTTTGGTGCAGGAGTATTGGACGCAGGTGGTTGCGGAGCTACTATTTCTGGTTCAACTGCATCCGGTGCGGCAATGCTTGGTTGTGCCGTATTTGGTGGTTGAGATTGCAGGCTTTGGGGCTCAGCATTGCCTTGTGGCATTGGCGCTGGCTCCGGATTGCTATTGTTTGGCGCAATATTGGCCTGCGGCGCATTGTTATCTACAGCAGGCACTTGCGGGTTTTCAATAACTTGTTGCGCTATTTTTTCTGCTTGGGGCTCTTGTGGACGGAGTTCTTCCCCTAAGATCTTTGGAACTTTTGGCACTTCACTTTCTTCGAAGTGAGGTTCGTTTGCTTGGGTGTAGAGGGGTTTTGTTGCGGGCTGTCCAGAGATTGTTGGAATTTGTTGTATTTGGGTTTCGGGGGTGCTGGCGGGTTGTTGTTGGGCTTGAGTAATTGCGAGTTTATCTGCGGTTTTTTCCTCACAGCCAGTGAGGATAAGACAAGCAAAGAGTCCGGCAGCGGTTCCCTTCATAAGGCGGGATGAGGGTCGCATGGTTTAGGCTCCAATCAGTTTTGCCAACTTCGTTGGATTCAAGTTGTTAGTGGCAAACTTGCTTCCGCCGATGGTAGCAGTATTGGTGCCTCTCACTACGCCCTACAGCACACCCACCCCCATTTGTGCTATGGGGCGCGGAGATGGGTGTGAAGCGGGGGCAAACGCGGCCGTCGAAAAGCTGTGCAGCGTTAGCTACCGGTAATCTCTAACTTGTCGACGCCCTCTCCGCTGCGGACATGTACAGTGTCACCGTCACGAATTTCTCCCGCTAAGAGCTTTTTCGCTAAGGCGTCACCGATTGCCTGCTGAATCAACCGACGCAATGGCCGAGCACCGTATGCCGGATCGTAACCACGTTCGGCCAGCCACGCACGGCTTGCACTATCGAGGTCCAAGGTGAGCCGTCGAGCCGCTAAACGCTCTGCGAGCTGCGCAACCTGAATATCCACAATACTTGCGAGCTGTTCGGGCGAGAGCGCATCAAACACAACAACATCGTCGAGGCGATTAATAAACTCTGGCTTAAATGCACGCTTGACTGCCTCCAACATTTGCTCAGAAGTTCCGCCCGCACCCAAATTCGAAGTAAGAATCAGGATAGTATTGCGGAAATCTACAGTCCGCCCCTGACCATCGGTAAGACGGCCTTCATCAAGCACCTGAAGCAACACATCAAATACATCTGGATGTGCCTTCTCCACCTCATCAAACAGCACCACCGAATATGGGCGACGTCGAACTGCCTCAGTGAGCTGGCCACCAGCGTCGTACCCAACATAGCCGGGAGGGGCACCAACCAAACGCGCAACAGAATGCTTTTCGCCGTACTCGGACATATCAATACGGACAATCGCATGATCGTCATCAAACAAGAACCCAGCTAGGGCCTTGGCCAACTCGGTCTTACCCACACCAGTGGGCCCTAAGAACAAGAAGGAACCCATTGGCCGGTTTGGATCAGCAACACCCGCACGAGCGCGACGCACCGCATCAGAAACTGCCTGCACAGCATCCAATTGGCCAACAACCCGTCGACCTAATTCCTGCTCCATGGCCAGGAGTTTTTCCGTCTCACCCTGCATCATTTTGCCCGCCGGAATACCAGTCCAAGCGGACACAACCTCCGCAATAGTGTCAGGAGTAACCTCTTCATCCAAGATAGTGGTTTCTACAGTCGATTCCGCGAGTTGCTTTTCCAACTCTGGAATCCGCCCATAACGCAGCTCAGCAACCCTGCCATAATCACCATCACGCTCCGCAATCTCGGATTCCTGGCGAAGATTTTCCAACTCCTCCTTTACCTGACGAACTGTGTCTAAAGCTCGCTTTTCATTCGTCCATGTCGCAGTTAACGAACCAAGCTTTTCCCGCTCATCCGCCAACTCTTTCCGCAAAACTTCAAGACGATCCTTCGATGCCTCATCGGTTTCCTTAGCCAATGCCATCTCTTCGATTTCCAAGCGGCGCACAGAACGCTCTAGTTCATCAATCTCTTGCGGGGACGAATCAATCTCCATACGAAGCCGCGACGCAGCCTCATCCACAAGATCAATCGCTTTATCCGGCAAAAACCGCGACGTAATATACCGATCAGAAAGCGTTGCTGCCGCAACCAATGCAGAGTCTTGGATTCGGACACCATGATGAACCTCATAGCGTTCCTTCAACCCACGCAAAATACCAATGGCGTCTTCTACCGAAGGCTCGCCAACGTACACCTGCTGGAAGCGACGTTCAAGAGCAGCGTCCTTTTCAATGTACTTCCGGTATTCCTCCAAGGTTGTCGCACCAACTAAGCGCAGCTCACCGCGAGCCAACATTGGCTTAATCATGTTTCCTGCATCCATTGCAGATTCACCGGTTGCGCCAGCGCCGACAATGGTGTGGAGCTCGTCAATAAACGTGATTATTTGGCCGTCAGAGTCTTTGATTTCATCCAGAACCGCCTTAAGACGCTCTTCAAACTCCCCGCGGTATTTCGCACCAGCAACCATCGAACCCAGATCAAGGCTAATAAGAGTTTTGCCCTTTAAGGATTCTGGTACGTCACCCGCCACAATTCGACGCGCTAAACCTTCTACAATGGCAGTTTTACCAACGCCAGGTTCACCAATAAGCACCGGATTGTTTTTAGTACGACGTGACAATACCTGCACAACACGGCGAATTTCAGAATCTCGACCAACAACTGGGTCAATCTTTCCTTCCCGCGCATGCTTGGTTAAGTCGGTTGAGTATTTCTCCAAAGCCTGGAATTGGCCTTCTGGATCTTCATTTGTGACCTTCTTATTGCCGCGGACCTGAGGGAACGCTTCCCTGATTTGTTCATAGGATGGCAATAACTTCGCAGTCTCATCGCTACCATGTGCGATACCTGCAACTAACACTTCCGTCGATAAGAACGAATCTCCGAGTTCAGCAGCTAGATCGTTCGCAACCCCAATGGCTGCAACCATATCGCGGTTAAAGTTTGGATTCGCCATATTCGCGCCAGCAGCTTTTGGAAAGCCCTCAATTTGATTTCGAGCGCCCTTGCGAATGGCGTCAACGTTTCCGCCAGCAGCTTCGATTACTGGAATCGCGATGCTATCAGTCTGTTCCAAGATGGCCGCAAGAACATGTGCTGGCCGGATATCAGGATTTCCAAGCGCTGAGGCCCGTTGCACCGCAGCCTGTAAGGCCTCTTGTGTCTTTGTTGTGTAGTTACTCATATGTTCATCTCCCTAGTCGTAGTTGCGTCTACTAGACTCAACCTATCAGAAAAATTTTTATTCCCGTTGAGTCGGTATCACTCAACCTGCAAATATGAGGCAAAATGTAGTCGTGATCATCGACTGCCTTCGCGCCAATGCAGAAGAGTTCCGGGAACGCACCCAGCAACTCTTTACAAGAGCACGCCCAGAAACGTTGCTACTGTTTCCCTCACCTGCGCATAGTTCTCTCGTTGATGCAGTTTGTTATTTGATTCAACGCTCCCCATTCGACGAGAAAACCGTCAGCGTACTTCGCCAACTTGCCGAGGAACACCTTCGTTTTGGGGCACGACCAGAACACTATGAAATATTCGCCCAGGCAATGTGCAGCGCCCTGCGTTCCGTGGCCAAAGATACCGTACCTGCTACAGAAATCAGCGAAACCGAGTTGATATTCGTAAAAGCTGCGGAGATTATGTCCAATGCCGCCAGGGAAGCCGAAGCAGGCGGCGAACGAATTACC contains the following coding sequences:
- a CDS encoding M48 family metallopeptidase is translated as MDNYPKHVPSVKEFRHKAEIPLLALGVLLTTAVTFGALYVVLRGDTLSSFAEGVVFGLATPLIVSFFIRYHYWNTISSAIEVTERQFPEIHSIYIEIAHAMGFHHDASGLRKLPRLYITNGNGKMNAFASKCQLHRGYVVLFSDLVDIAYTHGDFKTLRFILAHELAHIRCGHVNLWRTIITPVTTALFLDRSVTRAQEYTADRVACFYAPGDYKGMISLYAGKHLGKHVDLDEYFRSIDSHKNGFWLRVANFFSTHAVGYRRMKTLRETDLKGWNIHGKML
- a CDS encoding right-handed parallel beta-helix repeat-containing protein, encoding MRPSSRLMKGTAAGLFACLILTGCEEKTADKLAITQAQQQPASTPETQIQQIPTISGQPATKPLYTQANEPHFEESEVPKVPKILGEELRPQEPQAEKIAQQVIENPQVPAVDNNAPQANIAPNNSNPEPAPMPQGNAEPQSLQSQPPNTAQPSIAAPDAVEPEIVAPQPPASNTPAPKPDTPGPEIQHSVVPDAEQPEVSGPITGDRGRLEPEIPDSTGIGDPEPLTTAPKNTSPSADSTELPDIGDGDDQSEENTFTEEPRPGEKTKENSPSAKPNETNATFVSLVDAKNSQTKAAEVMLKDEHSEVKLVRELTKAKGADLEVEIAGEVYGTKFEKEVSLLAFEFGDDCSEALQQALNIAGERSIGVSMSPTQKYVITKRISIPKGVTYLDGKGASIDVNTGANEANPTSTFEFVRGAKGTTITDFSLDLADSPFTRGIAAVAVQDITMSKITMTGLSYRGIEMAADGGDLKNIKVENNRIENIKGEKETKGQVVTISVNSEREDPDDRFKNSPSPIWDRYASDGTVSPNKYENSGISIIGNEIYGGYYGISFSGVSDSVIRDNKVTANTRNISMQNNCNNNIVEHNDLSNSYSSSVHIAYNSNNNQVQNNSIFSEVSHGQGLLQAYQDSDANTFTGNSVTIVGENQPSWILYVGPDSDNNKFLHNTIDGAARRAVVGVESIWDGLSAESNLNGESTNLHSYMSNGVVESPVDKSKVTYGGGRGAINNVAVEENVFTPRNAQTPLIYIGAEVTGGRIGNERLIGDIKGVSLANNTIVGSAFSDKLKTHTGELPEIGKANIEFVNDTVGEQKTN
- the clpB gene encoding ATP-dependent chaperone ClpB encodes the protein MSNYTTKTQEALQAAVQRASALGNPDIRPAHVLAAILEQTDSIAIPVIEAAGGNVDAIRKGARNQIEGFPKAAGANMANPNFNRDMVAAIGVANDLAAELGDSFLSTEVLVAGIAHGSDETAKLLPSYEQIREAFPQVRGNKKVTNEDPEGQFQALEKYSTDLTKHAREGKIDPVVGRDSEIRRVVQVLSRRTKNNPVLIGEPGVGKTAIVEGLARRIVAGDVPESLKGKTLISLDLGSMVAGAKYRGEFEERLKAVLDEIKDSDGQIITFIDELHTIVGAGATGESAMDAGNMIKPMLARGELRLVGATTLEEYRKYIEKDAALERRFQQVYVGEPSVEDAIGILRGLKERYEVHHGVRIQDSALVAAATLSDRYITSRFLPDKAIDLVDEAASRLRMEIDSSPQEIDELERSVRRLEIEEMALAKETDEASKDRLEVLRKELADEREKLGSLTATWTNEKRALDTVRQVKEELENLRQESEIAERDGDYGRVAELRYGRIPELEKQLAESTVETTILDEEVTPDTIAEVVSAWTGIPAGKMMQGETEKLLAMEQELGRRVVGQLDAVQAVSDAVRRARAGVADPNRPMGSFLFLGPTGVGKTELAKALAGFLFDDDHAIVRIDMSEYGEKHSVARLVGAPPGYVGYDAGGQLTEAVRRRPYSVVLFDEVEKAHPDVFDVLLQVLDEGRLTDGQGRTVDFRNTILILTSNLGAGGTSEQMLEAVKRAFKPEFINRLDDVVVFDALSPEQLASIVDIQVAQLAERLAARRLTLDLDSASRAWLAERGYDPAYGARPLRRLIQQAIGDALAKKLLAGEIRDGDTVHVRSGEGVDKLEITGS